From the Neobacillus sp. PS3-34 genome, the window TTGATACTGATGTAGCAGCAAAAGCTGGTTTATTACATGATATCGGCCACTTCACTTGGTATAAAAATGGGAAATGGGACTATGAGCTATATAAAAAAAATGACATTCATGCGATAAAAGGGGCAGAAAGAGCACACAAGCTTCTTATCCGACTCGGTGAAAATCCAATTAAAGCAAAAGAGATTGCGTTAGCTATTCTTTTCCATACCGATTCGTTTTTACCCACCAATGATATTGTCCGGACACCACTTCAAGAGGTAGTAAAGTGGGCAGATGAAAAAGATGAAGAAGAAGGCGGCCAGCACCATTATCGGAAAATTAGTGTCGATAGGGCCAGAAACAGTCTTAGCAGACTGGACGAAATGATAGACAGGAAAATCACACAAAAAAATCAAAAAATAAATTAGGTTAAAGTTGCGAATATGGCAGTTC encodes:
- a CDS encoding HD domain-containing protein, yielding MRDVTLTQIFEHHIAQKFLNRSGIAHAVAVAYHAFHLAEEHNVDTDVAAKAGLLHDIGHFTWYKNGKWDYELYKKNDIHAIKGAERAHKLLIRLGENPIKAKEIALAILFHTDSFLPTNDIVRTPLQEVVKWADEKDEEEGGQHHYRKISVDRARNSLSRLDEMIDRKITQKNQKIN